A stretch of the Mesorhizobium sp. Pch-S genome encodes the following:
- a CDS encoding DUF995 domain-containing protein, producing the protein MNTHVIDCLRRSGVAFGTWPLTLVAFGLALCGGAATAAAEPSAVPAQARVMTALELHDLYRDKTWQWSDGAGRFQEEGRIFRAWSGNGANASWAEGRWTLTNDGQLCLRAVWHSPGGSSPKKTCFRHKLHDGTVYQKKEPSGAWYVFKHAAPDKDDEYVKLVEQDTVSAKVMAYRPVAQEMTTPKTVPLPTPAPVGAQ; encoded by the coding sequence ATGAACACTCATGTCATCGATTGCCTGCGGCGCAGCGGTGTTGCTTTCGGCACGTGGCCGTTGACGCTCGTGGCTTTCGGTCTCGCACTGTGCGGTGGAGCGGCTACTGCTGCCGCGGAGCCAAGCGCGGTGCCGGCTCAGGCGAGAGTCATGACTGCGCTTGAGCTACATGACCTTTATCGGGACAAGACCTGGCAGTGGAGCGATGGCGCGGGACGCTTCCAGGAAGAAGGTCGCATTTTCCGGGCCTGGTCTGGCAACGGAGCCAATGCCAGTTGGGCAGAGGGGCGTTGGACCCTGACCAATGACGGGCAGTTGTGCCTGCGGGCTGTATGGCACAGCCCGGGCGGCAGCTCCCCCAAAAAGACCTGCTTCCGCCACAAGCTTCATGACGGCACGGTCTATCAAAAGAAGGAGCCGTCAGGCGCCTGGTATGTGTTCAAGCACGCGGCGCCTGACAAGGACGACGAGTATGTCAAGCTCGTCGAACAAGACACGGTGAGCGCCAAGGTGATGGCCTATCGGCCGGTGGCGCAAGAGATGACAACCCCAAAAACCGTACCGCTTCCGACGCCAGCGCCGGTCGGTGCGCAATGA
- a CDS encoding glycosyl hydrolase has product MRRKLAVIALSCAGLMLNGAGLAANQRPLGIPNENSATATMPSDKRPVITPASVGFGAYDPHGDFGSDANSKIEHLFLPWEDVDLRTLALADDYAQKRGRSLLITVEPWSWSPNWRLSSSQLLYSVLSGERDGYMAAVCSEAAKLKSDVTIRWAQEMDETDNQFTWAHWNPPDYAKAYQRMVTVCREHNKTAKYMWSPKGNEGLEAFYPGTNFVDIVGLSVFGYQPYDQGVIGHDTSFVEQMREKYARVKGFGKPIMVAELGYEGDAGYVKDWAQSVAKSYPEFPELKAIVYFDDREVYPWPKGYGLPNWRVVQTREASN; this is encoded by the coding sequence ATGAGAAGGAAATTAGCGGTTATCGCGCTCTCGTGCGCGGGACTGATGCTGAACGGGGCGGGCCTCGCGGCCAACCAACGCCCCCTGGGCATTCCCAACGAAAACTCGGCGACGGCAACCATGCCTTCGGACAAGCGTCCGGTGATCACGCCGGCGTCCGTCGGTTTCGGGGCCTACGATCCTCACGGTGATTTCGGCAGCGACGCCAATTCGAAGATCGAGCATCTGTTCCTGCCCTGGGAAGATGTCGATCTTCGCACGCTCGCGCTGGCCGACGACTATGCGCAGAAACGCGGGCGTTCCCTGCTCATCACCGTCGAGCCATGGTCTTGGTCGCCCAACTGGCGGCTGTCTTCATCGCAATTGCTGTACAGCGTCCTGAGCGGTGAACGCGACGGCTACATGGCTGCCGTCTGCTCCGAGGCCGCGAAGCTGAAAAGCGATGTCACCATTCGCTGGGCACAGGAAATGGACGAAACCGACAACCAGTTCACCTGGGCACACTGGAATCCGCCGGACTATGCGAAAGCCTATCAACGCATGGTGACCGTGTGCCGCGAGCACAACAAGACCGCAAAATACATGTGGTCGCCGAAGGGCAATGAAGGCCTGGAGGCATTCTATCCCGGCACCAACTTTGTCGACATCGTCGGCCTCTCGGTGTTCGGCTACCAACCCTATGACCAGGGTGTCATCGGCCATGACACGAGTTTCGTCGAGCAGATGCGGGAGAAATATGCCCGCGTCAAAGGCTTCGGCAAGCCGATCATGGTTGCAGAACTCGGCTATGAAGGGGATGCCGGCTATGTCAAGGATTGGGCACAGAGCGTCGCCAAATCCTATCCGGAATTTCCCGAGTTGAAGGCCATCGTCTACTTCGACGATCGCGAGGTTTATCCCTGGCCGAAAGGGTACGGCCTGCCGAACTGGCGCGTGGTGCAGACGCGCGAAGCATCGAATTGA
- a CDS encoding UDP-glucose/GDP-mannose dehydrogenase family protein — translation MKIAVIGTGYVGLVSGTCFAEWGHEVICVDKNVDKISGLLKGRLPIYEPDLDKMVARNQAAKRLAFTCDLAAAVTNAQVVFIAVGTPSRAGQGDADLSFVYMAAREMAPFLAEGAVVAVKSTVPVSTGDAVEKIIARARPYGSFSVASNPEFLREGAAIGDFMRPDRVVVGVEDGRARAVMAALYQGSLGDVPLVFTDRRTSELIKYAANAFLATKITFINELADLCEKVGSNVGELALGIGLDRRIGTSFLNAGPGYGGSCFPKDTLALLRTAQDYGVVLRIVEETIVANEARKRKMALKVIEAVGGDVEGLTIAVLGLTFKPDTDDMREAPSVPLIETLQRYGANVRAYDPVGLENAARMLEDVTLLDDPYECARNSDAVVVLTEWDSIRRIDLGRLRRLVRTPVLVDLRNAIEPGAASAAGFHVSVVGQRSEHAEWANPTTDEPDFEKTASGLPRMVRGK, via the coding sequence ATGAAGATCGCAGTCATTGGAACCGGTTATGTCGGCCTCGTCAGCGGTACATGCTTTGCTGAATGGGGTCATGAGGTGATCTGCGTCGACAAGAACGTCGACAAAATCTCGGGTCTACTCAAAGGACGATTGCCGATTTACGAGCCGGACCTCGACAAGATGGTTGCACGCAACCAGGCGGCGAAACGACTTGCTTTTACCTGTGATCTTGCCGCGGCGGTGACGAATGCGCAGGTCGTGTTCATCGCGGTCGGAACGCCTTCGCGGGCAGGGCAGGGTGACGCCGATCTTTCGTTCGTCTACATGGCGGCGCGCGAGATGGCGCCGTTCCTGGCGGAAGGCGCGGTGGTCGCGGTCAAGTCGACAGTCCCTGTCAGTACAGGCGACGCGGTGGAAAAGATCATCGCCCGTGCGCGTCCCTACGGGTCTTTTTCGGTAGCGTCCAACCCGGAATTCCTGCGCGAAGGCGCGGCGATCGGTGATTTCATGAGGCCGGATCGCGTGGTCGTCGGCGTCGAGGACGGTCGTGCGCGTGCTGTGATGGCAGCACTCTACCAAGGGTCGCTGGGCGATGTTCCACTCGTCTTCACGGACAGGCGTACATCGGAGCTCATCAAATATGCCGCCAACGCCTTTCTGGCTACCAAGATCACATTCATCAACGAGCTGGCGGATCTCTGCGAGAAGGTCGGCAGCAATGTAGGTGAGCTGGCGCTGGGCATAGGGCTTGATCGGCGTATCGGCACCAGCTTCCTCAATGCGGGTCCAGGCTACGGTGGATCCTGCTTCCCCAAGGATACGCTCGCGCTGCTGAGGACCGCTCAGGACTATGGCGTGGTTCTGCGCATCGTGGAGGAAACGATCGTCGCCAACGAGGCCCGCAAGCGCAAGATGGCGCTCAAGGTCATCGAGGCTGTCGGTGGTGACGTCGAGGGGCTGACGATCGCCGTGCTCGGATTGACCTTCAAGCCAGACACCGACGACATGCGCGAGGCACCATCGGTGCCGCTGATCGAGACACTGCAGCGCTATGGGGCCAACGTCCGTGCCTATGATCCCGTCGGACTGGAGAATGCCGCACGCATGCTGGAGGACGTCACCCTGCTTGACGATCCTTACGAATGCGCTCGCAATTCGGATGCGGTGGTGGTGCTTACCGAATGGGACAGCATCCGCCGCATCGACCTAGGCCGTCTCAGGCGGCTGGTGCGGACGCCGGTGCTCGTCGATCTGCGCAATGCGATCGAACCGGGCGCGGCGTCCGCCGCAGGCTTCCACGTTTCGGTGGTCGGGCAACGCTCCGAGCACGCGGAATGGGCGAACCCCACAACGGACGAGCCGGATTTCGAAAAGACAGCCTCCGGTTTGCCTCGGATGGTGCGTGGAAAGTGA
- a CDS encoding glycosyltransferase family 2 protein — protein sequence MTACTTSETRGLRLSQKPLLAPVLRGYRRAEYFVGVTLWLAALLYFWIWWFKPSHHFSLFGSALTTYELAWITLMPVYLIVVFAGARQSVGPLRIPAGSRVAMVVTKAPSEPFSIVAETLRAMLAQTVPHDTWLADEDPSPAVIDWCRRHGVFVSTRRGRADYHRATWPRRTRCKEGNLAFFYDHYGYDRYDFVSQLDADHVPEPDYLWNMLRPFADPSIGYVSAPSICDRNARQSWSARGRLYAEASLHGAMQVGHNAGLAPLCFGSHYAVRTAALKEIGGLGPELAEDHSTTLMMNAHGWRGIHAVNAIAHGDGPSTFADLVTQEFQWSRSLVTLLLQHSPIYVPHLPRRLQFQFLFSQLWYPLFSSLMALMVATPVIALLRDENFVAVTYPDFLMHFLPQWLVLIGLCFRWRAAGCFRPVDAKIWSWESAFFLLARWPWALAGSVSALRDWMTGTFVEFRVTPKGTSEVDPLPFRVYAPYVAIAVGSALPALLIDDANAGRGFYLFAIINSVFYTLLTVVILARHGRENRLRTVSRFYRPAVTAGVLSMIALPAFAAVLHGRESVEVLAWGTQHLQLFEERYSAAGAGIGRTEVRKTVFRPHWRWAIEDTTE from the coding sequence ATGACGGCGTGTACCACCAGCGAGACTCGCGGCCTTCGCCTCAGCCAGAAGCCGTTGCTGGCGCCGGTTCTCCGCGGTTATCGCCGTGCAGAGTACTTCGTCGGCGTGACATTGTGGCTAGCAGCCCTGCTTTATTTCTGGATCTGGTGGTTCAAGCCATCCCATCATTTCAGCCTGTTCGGAAGTGCTTTGACCACCTACGAACTGGCCTGGATCACGCTTATGCCGGTCTATCTGATCGTCGTTTTTGCGGGTGCCCGGCAATCTGTTGGCCCCTTGCGAATACCTGCTGGCAGCCGCGTCGCGATGGTGGTGACCAAGGCTCCGTCGGAGCCGTTCTCGATCGTTGCCGAGACGTTGCGTGCGATGCTGGCCCAGACCGTTCCGCACGACACCTGGCTTGCCGACGAGGATCCATCACCTGCAGTGATCGACTGGTGCCGTCGTCATGGCGTGTTCGTTTCAACCCGCCGCGGGCGGGCCGACTATCACCGCGCTACGTGGCCGCGCCGCACACGCTGCAAGGAAGGCAACCTCGCTTTTTTCTACGACCACTATGGCTATGACCGCTATGATTTTGTCTCGCAGCTGGACGCCGACCATGTGCCGGAGCCCGACTATCTGTGGAACATGCTGCGGCCGTTCGCCGATCCTTCGATCGGTTATGTCTCTGCGCCGAGTATCTGCGACCGCAATGCTCGCCAAAGCTGGTCGGCGCGGGGGCGGCTCTATGCAGAGGCCAGCCTTCATGGGGCGATGCAGGTTGGCCACAACGCCGGGCTCGCTCCGCTCTGCTTCGGATCACACTACGCGGTGCGCACCGCAGCGCTCAAGGAAATCGGTGGCCTGGGGCCGGAACTGGCCGAGGATCATTCGACGACGTTGATGATGAACGCGCATGGCTGGCGCGGAATCCATGCGGTGAACGCGATCGCACATGGTGATGGTCCCAGTACCTTTGCCGATCTCGTCACCCAGGAATTCCAGTGGTCGCGCAGCCTGGTGACGTTGCTGCTGCAACATTCGCCGATCTACGTGCCTCACCTGCCGCGACGGTTGCAGTTCCAGTTCCTGTTTTCCCAGCTCTGGTATCCGCTCTTTTCTTCGTTGATGGCCCTGATGGTGGCGACACCGGTCATTGCGCTGCTTCGCGACGAAAATTTCGTGGCGGTCACCTATCCGGATTTCCTGATGCATTTCCTGCCGCAATGGCTGGTCCTTATCGGACTGTGCTTCCGTTGGCGCGCCGCAGGCTGTTTCAGGCCCGTCGATGCCAAGATCTGGAGCTGGGAAAGCGCATTCTTCCTGTTGGCCCGCTGGCCATGGGCACTCGCTGGCAGCGTCTCTGCTCTGCGCGACTGGATGACCGGAACCTTTGTCGAGTTTCGCGTTACCCCCAAGGGAACTTCGGAAGTCGATCCGTTGCCGTTCAGGGTCTACGCGCCCTACGTGGCGATCGCCGTAGGCTCCGCCTTGCCGGCCTTGTTGATCGATGACGCCAACGCTGGTCGCGGTTTCTATCTTTTCGCAATCATCAACAGCGTTTTCTACACCCTGCTGACGGTCGTCATCCTGGCCAGGCATGGTCGTGAAAATCGTTTGAGGACGGTCAGCCGGTTTTATCGCCCGGCGGTGACCGCAGGCGTTCTCTCCATGATCGCGCTGCCAGCGTTTGCTGCTGTCCTGCATGGCCGCGAGAGTGTCGAGGTTCTCGCCTGGGGCACGCAACATCTTCAGCTTTTCGAGGAGCGCTATTCGGCTGCCGGTGCCGGTATCGGCCGGACGGAGGTGCGAAAAACCGTGTTCAGGCCGCATTGGCGCTGGGCGATCGAAGATACGACGGAATGA
- the galE gene encoding UDP-glucose 4-epimerase GalE yields the protein MGSRRILVTGGAGYIGSHTAKLLRSRGLEPVVYDNLATGNRSSVRWGPFVHGDVLDTVHLTRTMELFQPTAAIHFAASAYVGESVEDPSKYYHNNVAGMLSLLDAARQAGLEKVIFSSSCATYGVPASLPIAESMPQVPINPYGKTKLMAEQMLADYATAFGLHYVALRYFNACGADPEGELGEWHDPETHLIPRALLAAAGRIERLEVFGDDYDTADGTCVRDYIHVSDLAWAHVLAYEHLARGGGNLAVNLGTGRGASILEILETIDRVTGHSVPIAIQPRRAGDPPVLYADPSLARSTLGFSPQYSDLDTIVRTAAPFFGLGACP from the coding sequence ATGGGCAGCCGGCGTATCCTCGTCACCGGCGGTGCCGGCTACATCGGAAGCCACACAGCCAAGCTGCTGCGGTCGAGAGGCCTGGAGCCCGTCGTCTATGACAATCTGGCAACGGGCAACCGTTCGTCGGTGCGCTGGGGCCCATTCGTGCACGGTGATGTGCTGGATACCGTTCACCTGACGCGCACGATGGAACTGTTTCAACCGACGGCCGCCATTCATTTTGCTGCCTCCGCCTATGTCGGCGAATCCGTCGAGGATCCTTCGAAATATTACCACAACAACGTCGCGGGCATGTTGTCGCTGCTCGACGCCGCCCGGCAGGCGGGCCTGGAAAAGGTCATCTTCTCCTCCAGTTGCGCCACCTATGGCGTGCCCGCCAGTCTTCCGATCGCCGAAAGCATGCCGCAGGTCCCGATCAATCCCTACGGCAAGACGAAGCTGATGGCGGAACAGATGCTGGCCGACTACGCCACTGCCTTTGGCCTGCACTATGTGGCGCTGCGCTATTTCAATGCCTGCGGGGCGGACCCCGAAGGTGAACTTGGCGAATGGCATGATCCCGAAACGCATCTCATTCCGCGGGCGTTGCTGGCCGCCGCCGGCCGCATCGAAAGGCTCGAAGTATTCGGTGACGATTATGACACAGCCGACGGCACCTGCGTCCGCGACTACATCCACGTCAGTGATCTCGCCTGGGCACATGTACTCGCCTACGAGCATCTGGCGCGGGGTGGCGGCAATCTCGCCGTGAATCTCGGCACCGGGCGTGGTGCCTCGATCCTCGAAATCCTCGAAACCATCGATCGCGTCACCGGGCACAGTGTCCCCATCGCGATCCAGCCGCGTCGCGCCGGTGATCCACCCGTGCTTTACGCCGATCCAAGTCTCGCCCGCTCGACACTTGGCTTCTCGCCGCAATACTCAGATCTCGACACCATTGTGCGCACAGCGGCACCGTTCTTCGGATTGGGAGCGTGCCCATGA
- a CDS encoding DUF995 domain-containing protein produces MTIAHGLIMVAALVGAAGAATVAASAAPSAATIKQAEPLSNEDLYRLYSQRSWIWKDGAGYFAVPQRRFSAWTGKGRNASYGVGSWFITDAGRLCFKADWYAKIGAAPALTCFSHRRKGNVIFQKREPKGDWYVFANAPVRKGDEITKLRRGDYVVAKLGKVEDRLALKR; encoded by the coding sequence ATGACCATTGCACACGGACTGATCATGGTTGCGGCACTGGTCGGCGCGGCGGGCGCTGCAACGGTTGCCGCCTCGGCTGCGCCCAGCGCCGCCACGATCAAACAGGCCGAACCGCTCAGCAACGAAGACCTTTATCGGCTCTACAGCCAGCGGTCATGGATATGGAAAGACGGCGCCGGCTATTTTGCCGTGCCGCAGCGCCGTTTTTCGGCGTGGACGGGGAAGGGCAGGAACGCTTCCTATGGGGTAGGGAGCTGGTTCATTACCGATGCTGGCCGGCTTTGCTTCAAAGCCGACTGGTATGCCAAGATCGGCGCCGCGCCGGCTCTTACCTGCTTCAGCCACCGCAGGAAGGGCAACGTCATATTCCAGAAGCGTGAGCCGAAGGGCGATTGGTATGTCTTCGCAAACGCGCCGGTCCGGAAGGGTGATGAAATCACCAAGCTGCGGCGGGGCGATTATGTCGTCGCAAAATTGGGCAAGGTCGAGGACAGACTGGCACTCAAGCGCTGA